In a single window of the Balaenoptera acutorostrata chromosome 3, mBalAcu1.1, whole genome shotgun sequence genome:
- the CALML4 gene encoding calmodulin-like protein 4 isoform X1: MAKFLSQDQINEYKECFSLYDKQQRGKIKATDLLMVMRCLGASPTPGEVQRHLQTHRIDRNGELDFSTFLTIMHMQIKQEDPEKEILLAMLMADKEKKGYIMASELRSKLMKLGEKLTHKEVDDLFREADIEPNGKVKYDEFIHKITIPVQDY, encoded by the exons ATG GCCAAGTTTCTTTCCCAGGACCAAATTAATG AGTACAAGGAATGCTTCTCCCTGTACGACAAGCAGCAGCGGGGGAAGATTAAAGCCACTGACCTCCTGATGGTGATGAGGTGCCTGGGGGCCAGCCCGACGCCGGGGGAGGTGCAGCGGCACCTGCAGACTCACAGGATAG ACAGAAATGGAGAGCTGGATTTCTCTACTTTCCTGACCATTATGCACATGCAAATAAAACAAGAGGACCCAGAGAAGGAAATTCTTTTGGCCATGTTGATGGCGGACAAGGAGAAGAAAGGCTACATCATGGCGTCTGAACTGCGGTCAAAACTCATGAAACTGGGAGAGAAGCTCACCCACAAAGAAG TGGATGATCTTTTCAGGGAAGCAGATATTGAACCTAATGGCAAAGTGAAGTATGATGAATTTATCCACAAGATCACCATTCCTGTGCAGGACTACTGA
- the CALML4 gene encoding calmodulin-like protein 4 isoform X2, with translation MAKFLSQDQINEYKECFSLYDKQQRGKIKATDLLMVMRCLGASPTPGEVQRHLQTHRIDRNGELDFSTFLTIMHMQIKQEDPEKEILLAMLMADKEKKGYIMASELRSKLMKLGEKLTHKEDRE, from the exons ATG GCCAAGTTTCTTTCCCAGGACCAAATTAATG AGTACAAGGAATGCTTCTCCCTGTACGACAAGCAGCAGCGGGGGAAGATTAAAGCCACTGACCTCCTGATGGTGATGAGGTGCCTGGGGGCCAGCCCGACGCCGGGGGAGGTGCAGCGGCACCTGCAGACTCACAGGATAG ACAGAAATGGAGAGCTGGATTTCTCTACTTTCCTGACCATTATGCACATGCAAATAAAACAAGAGGACCCAGAGAAGGAAATTCTTTTGGCCATGTTGATGGCGGACAAGGAGAAGAAAGGCTACATCATGGCGTCTGAACTGCGGTCAAAACTCATGAAACTGGGAGAGAAGCTCACCCACAAAGAAG ACAGAGAATGA
- the CALML4 gene encoding calmodulin-like protein 4 isoform X3 gives MVMRCLGASPTPGEVQRHLQTHRIDRNGELDFSTFLTIMHMQIKQEDPEKEILLAMLMADKEKKGYIMASELRSKLMKLGEKLTHKEVDDLFREADIEPNGKVKYDEFIHKITIPVQDY, from the exons ATGGTGATGAGGTGCCTGGGGGCCAGCCCGACGCCGGGGGAGGTGCAGCGGCACCTGCAGACTCACAGGATAG ACAGAAATGGAGAGCTGGATTTCTCTACTTTCCTGACCATTATGCACATGCAAATAAAACAAGAGGACCCAGAGAAGGAAATTCTTTTGGCCATGTTGATGGCGGACAAGGAGAAGAAAGGCTACATCATGGCGTCTGAACTGCGGTCAAAACTCATGAAACTGGGAGAGAAGCTCACCCACAAAGAAG TGGATGATCTTTTCAGGGAAGCAGATATTGAACCTAATGGCAAAGTGAAGTATGATGAATTTATCCACAAGATCACCATTCCTGTGCAGGACTACTGA